The Daucus carota subsp. sativus chromosome 9, DH1 v3.0, whole genome shotgun sequence genome window below encodes:
- the LOC135149385 gene encoding non-specific lipid-transfer protein Cw18-like, with protein MAKIVYLTMVFATFLAAFLMVEQGEAFTCGTTLQERTKQLCDPFHRGEQQEPSAECCNSLKAFRDTAKTREERIELCRCVQDRSNRNRAGVPAPDARIPKIDALPAKCGLPFIYSADRKFDCNTVN; from the exons ATGGCGAAGATTGTGTACTTGACGATGGTTTTTGCCACATTTTTGGCGGCTTTTCTGATGGTGGAGCAAGGGGAGGCTTTTACCTGCGGGACAACATTACAAGAACGTACAAAGCAACTTTGTGATCCATTTCACAGGGGTGAACAGCAGGAGCCATCTGCTGAGTGTTGCAACTCATTAAAAGCATTCCGTGATACGGCCAAGACTAGAGAAGAGAGGATTGAGTTGTGTCGTTGCGTGCAGGATCGTTCTAATAGAAACAGAGCTGGTGTTCCTGCTCCAGATGCTCGTATTCCTAAAATAGACGCTCTTCCTGCAAAATGCGGACTTCCATTTATATATTCTGCTGATCGTAAATTCGACTGTAATAC CGTAAACTAA
- the LOC135149704 gene encoding F-box protein At4g22390-like — protein MSIAAVAPVRATPMQCYTCNSNRYIASSIGLALSNNGVSTTTFHDLPEETTAEIFSRLSVKDLIKSSSVNKAWYSLINNPSFISSQIRKAVNFCDDNAVLIIPPFISHQNYCSLISADTSRVIEKFDIPFVTKSGSLKLIAQVDGMLLLTDLHIDYASRELYLWNSFVRRHRVLVSSCFKRLLDDRDKSYYVVGMGYDKGTDDYKVIRIVYVQDGKGKQFGEVAPKVEVYSLRKNTWKKMGDSRVPRLVNEMGAYIDGRYYWVEMKQPGTEEFNKLKGNELKIMSYDFETQLFGEFNVPNRVPRLFGVIAPFKLMGFEGSLALCSLDPDCYTLVPPKYPFPIWLRRQRKGVGSWVLLATAVLKQYGHPLNITKTGTLIVESFQSQRPDETHIVSINFKSRISKDHGYGKHGGPDVSREVLAPSTVDTSFPQSLIMYEGGKSLLKYAK, from the exons ATGTCAATTGCTGCAGTAGCCCcagtaagagcaactccaatgcaatgctatacttg caatagcaatagatatatagcatctagcattggacttgctctaagcaaCAATGGAGTCTCAACGACGACGTTTCATGATCTCCCTGAAGAAACCACCGCTGAAATCTTCTCAAGACTCTCTGTAAAAGACCTAATCAAATCAAGCTCAGTGAACAAAGCATGGTACTCTCTTATCAACAACCCATCTTTTATTTCCTCTCAAATTCGGAAAGCTGTTAACTTTTGTGATGATAATGCTGTGCTTATAATCCCCCCTTTTATCTCTCACCAAAATTACTGCTCTTTAATCTCTGCTGATACTTCTCGAGTTATCGAAAAATTCGACATTCCCTTTGTTACCAAGAGTGGCAGTTTGAAGCTGATTGCGCAAGTAGATGGGATGCTTTTGTTAACTGATTTGCATATTGATTATGCTTCTAGGGAGTTGTATTTGTGGAACTCTTTTGTTAGGAGACACAGGGTTCTTGTTTCGAGTTGTTTTAAGAGGCTTTTGGATGATAGGGATAAGAGTTATTATGTGGTCGGGATGGGGTATGATAAGGGTACGGATGATTATAAGGTTATTAGGATTGTTTACGTTCAGGATGGAAAGGGGAAGCAGTTTGGAGAGGTGGCTCCGAAGGTTGAGGTTTATAGTTTGAGGAAGAACACGTGGAAGAAGATGGGGGATTCTCGGGTTCCGAGGCTTGTTAATGAAATGGGGGCTTATATTGATGGTAGGTACTACTGGGTAGAGATGAAACAACCCGGAACTGAGGAATTTAATAAGTTGAAGGGGAATGAGTTGAAGATTATGTCATATGATTTTGAGACGCAGTTGTTTGGGGAATTTAATGTGCCAAATCGTGTTCCCCGTCTATTTGGAGTTATTGCCCCGTTTAAGCTCATGGGTTTTGAAGGTTCACTCGCTCTTTGTAGTTTGGACCCAGATTGCTACACTCTAGTGCCTCCCAAGTATCCTTTTCCTATATGGTTGAGGAGGCAACGAAAAGGTGTAGGCTCTTGGGTTCTACTTGCTACAGCTGTACTCAAACAATATGGGCATCCTTTGAATATTACAAAGACTGGAACTCTTATAGTAGAGTCATTCCAATCGCAGCGTCCTGATGAAACGCACATAGTCTCTATTAATTTTAAGAGCAGGATTTCTAAGGATCATGGATATGGTAAGCACGGGGGTCCAGATGTTTCCCGTGAAGTCCTTGCTCCATCTACTGTAGACACCTCGTTTCCACAGAGTCTAATCATGTACGAGGGAGGCAAATCACTGTTGAAATATGCAAAGTGA
- the LOC108201684 gene encoding chromatin remodeling protein SHL-like, which yields MSRTRKDVQGVRDPKGKKRISSHDSINSLAQSKLRKHNSPHYNDGDCVLMMAPNPDDPPYVAQIVESKAKKVTVRWYYRPQDTDLWKKDCHGKCTVHTFHEYMELESRRSDSDYYSRFEYDIYKKKLIDVKDADWLCICRNPYNPDLYVYCQICKSRFHPSCTNTDAKSSCIIFCDNCKNSPSQDQAADKRFERYLKFPRMHKDIKKEKALG from the exons ATGAGCCGCACAAGAAAAGATGTACAAGGTGTGAGGGATCCCAAGGGTAAGAAAAGAATCTCGTCACATGATTCCATCAACTCCCTTGCACAATCGAAGCTACGCAAACATAATAGTCCTCATTATAATG ATGGAGATTGTGTGCTTATGATGGCCCCTAATCCGGATGATCCACCATATGTTGCTCAGATTGTAGAATCCAAGGCTAAAAAGGTGACAGTAAGATGGTACTACAGACCCCAAGACACTGATCTTTGGAAGAAAGACTGTCACG GAAAGTGTACCGTGCACACTTTTCATGAATATATGGAGCTTGAAAGTCGGCGTTCTGATTCCGATTACTACAGTCGATTTGAGTatgatatttataagaaaaaattgattgatgtcaaagatgctgattg GTTGTGCATTTGCAGGAATCCTTACAATCCGGATCTGTATGTCTATTGTCAGATATGCAAATCAAG GTTCCATCCATCTTGTACCAACACTGATGCAAAGAGTTCATGCATTATTTTTTGTGATAACTGCAAGAACTCTCCTAGCCAG GACCAAGCTGCGGACAAGCGCTTTGAAAGGTATCTCAAGTTCCCGAGGATGCACAAAGATATCAAAAAGGAGAAGGCCCTTGGATAA
- the LOC108200387 gene encoding non-specific lipid-transfer protein Cw18, translating into MAKIVYLTMVFATFLAAFLMVEQGEAFTCGTTLQERTKQLCDPFHRGEQQDPSAECCNSLKAFRDTAKTREERIELCRCVQDRSNRNRAGVPAPDARIPKIDALPAKCGLPFIYSADRKFDCNTVN; encoded by the exons ATGGCGAAGATTGTGTACTTGACGATGGTTTTTGCCACATTTTTGGCGGCTTTTCTGATGGTGGAGCAAGGGGAGGCTTTTACCTGCGGAACAACATTACAAGAACGTACAAAGCAACTTTGTGATCCATTTCACAGGGGCGAACAGCAGGATCCATCTGCTGAGTGTTGCAACTCTTTAAAAGCATTCCGTGATACGGCCAAGACTAGAGAAGAGAGGATTGAGTTGTGTCGTTGCGTGCAGGATCGTTCTAATAGAAACAGAGCTGGTGTTCCTGCTCCAGATGCTCGTATTCCTAAAATAGACGCTCTTCCTGCAAAATGCGGACTTCCATTTATATACTCTGCAGATCGTAAATTCGACTGTAACAC CGTAAACTAA
- the LOC108202059 gene encoding chitin elicitor receptor kinase 1-like, with product MVKLRSPSCSFLIMVTLFYTIEVDSKKCHGECTALASYYLWGGANLTLLTEAFNTNYSNIMGYNPQIYNFDKIYKGQRVNVPFQCGCLRGSDSEFLGHRFSFKSKTGNTYKTIADIVYSRLTRVEWLVEFNDFHANQRIEKNQSLDVPVLCSCGNKKVSKDYGLFITYPLRPGENLSLVAKRVELSEKLLMDYNPGVDFSSGSGMVFIPGKDQTGSYPQLKLSSSRWFFTSYSLLKILAGKHVEAIASLCIAGVTGTLALAAFFYYCVYKRRIFVKRSFIHPVETKIGSSAFSGICSLRHMSIITDKSLEFPYSELAEATRNFSLANKIGEGESGSVYYAELRGEKVAIKKMDMQASKVFVAELKVLTNIHHLNLVRLIGYAVEGSLFIVYEFMANGNLRQHLRGFPGKAPLSWSSRVQIALDAARGLEYLHEHTNPAYVHHDIKSSNILLDINLRAKVAKFGLAKLEEVGAGSFLTQFLGTFGYMPPEYYCGVTSTKKDVYAFGVVLYELISARAAIVKYGEDSVIALGLDDGEDSMREVELVAMFEEVMNQPDPSTDLLRGLVMTIQSTRFVR from the exons ATGGTGAAACTCAGGTCACCTTCCTGTTCTTTTCTGATCATGGTCACCTTGTTTTACACCATCGAAGTTGATTCCAAGAAGTGCCATGGTGAATGCACTGCTTTAGCTTCATACTACTTATGGGGTGGAGCAAATCTAACACTACTCACCGAGGCCTTCAACACAAACTATAGTAACATCATGGGTTATAATCCacagatatataattttgacaAGATTTACAAAGGCCAGAGAGTGAATGTTCCATTTCAATGTGGGTGTTTAAGGGGTTCAGATTCTGAGTTTCTTGGTCATCgctttagtttcaaaagtaaaactgggAATACTTATAAGACGATTGCTGATATTGTGTATTCTAGGCTTACTAGAGTGGAATGGTTAGTTGAGTTCAATGATTTTCATGCTAATCAGCGGATTGAAAAGAATCAAAGTTTAGATGTTCCGGTGCTATGCTCTTGTGGTAATAAGAAGGTTTCCAAGGATTATGGGTTGTTTATTACGTATCCGTTGAGGCCTGGTGAGAATTTGTCTTTGGTGGCTAAAAGGGTTGAACTTTCGGAGAAGTTGTTGATGGATTATAATCCTGGTGTGGATTTTAGTAGCGGAAGTGGCATGGTTTTCATTCCCGGCAAAG ATCAAACTGGGAGTTACCCACAATTAAAATTAAG CTCGAGTAGGTGGTTCTTTACC TCTTACAGTCTCCTGAAAATTTTGGCAGGAAAACATGTTGAAGCCATTGCAAGCCTATGCATTGCAGGTGTTACCGGGACTCTTGCATTGGCTGCTTTTTTCTACTATTGTGTCTACAAGCGCAGAATCTTTGTTAAAAGATCATTCATTCACCCCGTAGAGACTAAGATCG GATCTAGTGCTTTCAGTGGCATCTGTTCCTTAAGGCATATGAGTATCATAACTGACAAATCATTGGAATTCCCATATTCTGAACTTGCTGAAGCCACTAGAAACTTCAGCCTAGCTAACAAGATTGGTGAAGGAGAGTCTGGTTCTGTTTACTATGCAGAGCTAAGAGGAGAG AAAGTTGCAATCAAGAAAATGGATATGCAAGCTTCGAAAGTATTTGTGGCTGAACTGAAGGTTTTGACAAATATTCATCACTTGAACTTG GTGCGCTTAATTGGATATGCTGTTGAGGGTTCCTTGTTTATAGTATATGAATTCATGGCGAATGGCAACTTACGCCAGCATCTACGTGGTTTTCCAG GGAAGGCACCATTATCATGGTCTAGCAGGGTGCAAATTGCACTCGATGCAGCGAGAGGACTAGAATATCTCCATGAGCACACTAATCCAGCCTACGTTCATCATGACATCAAGTCCTCTAACATTTTGCTAGACATAAATTTACGTGCCAAG GTTGCCAAATTTGGGTTGGCAAAACTTGAAGAAGTTGGGGCTGGTTCCTTTCTAACTCAATTTTTGGGTACTTTTGGGTACATGCCTCCCGA ATATTATTGTGGAGTAACCTCCACCAAGAAAGATGTATATGCTTTTGGAGTTGTTCTTTATGAACTAATTTCCGCTAGAGCAGCCATTGTCAAGTATGGCGAAGATTCTGTGATAGCATTGGGACTTGATGACGGTGAAGATTCTATGAGAGAGGTGGAACTTGTTGCTATG TTTGAAGAGGTAATGAATCAGCCCGACCCCAGCACAGATCTCCTCCGAGGCTTGGTGATGACTATCCAATCTACTCGGTTTGTAAG GTAG
- the LOC135149705 gene encoding chromatin remodeling protein SHL-like — protein sequence MSSTRKDVQGVRDPKGKKRISSHDSINSLAPSKLRKHNSPHYNDGDCVLMKAPNPDDPPYVAQIVESKAKKVKIRWYYRPQDTELWKKDYDTDMWKKDCHGKKELFLSNHFDSQSLDCILGKCTVHTFQEYMELEGRRSDSDYYTRFEYDIYKEKLIDVKDADWLCICGNPYNPDLYVHCHICESRFHPSCTNTDAKSSCIIFCDNCKNSPSQEQAADKRFERYLKFPRMHKDIKKEKAFK from the exons ATGAGCAGCACAAGAAAAGATGTACAAGGTGTGAGGGATCCCAAGGGTAAGAAAAGAATCTCGTCACATGACTCCATCAACTCCCTTGCACCATCGAAGCTACGCAAACATAATAGTCCTCATTATAATG ATGGAGATTGTGTGCTTATGAAGGCCCCTAATCCGGATGATCCACCATATGTTGCTCAGATTGTAGAATCTAAGGCTAAAAAAGTGAAAATAAGATGGTACTACAGACCCCAAGACACTGAACTGTGGAAGAAAGACTATGACACTGACATGTGGAAGAAAGACTGTCACGGGAAAAAAGAATTGTTTCTATCTAACCACTTTGATTCTCAAAGTCTAGATTGTATCCTAGGAAAGTGTACCGTGCACACTTTCCAAGAATATATGGAGCTTGAAGGTCGGCGTTCTGATTCTGACTACTACACTCGATTTGAGTATGATATTTATAAGGAAAAATTGATTGatgtcaaagatgctgattg GCTGTGCATTTGCGGGAATCCTTACAATCCGGATCTGTATGTCCATTGTCACATATGCGAATCAAG GTTCCATCCATCTTGTACCAACACTGATGCAAAGAGTTCATGCATTATTTTTTGTGATAACTGCAAGAACTCTCCTAGCCAG GAGCAAGCTGCGGACAAGCGCTTTGAAAGGTATCTCAAGTTCCCGAGGATGCACAAAGATATTAAAAAGGAGAAGGCCTTTAAATAG
- the LOC108200229 gene encoding uncharacterized protein LOC108200229, with translation MSRMQDTLALERRRGRQNLFTQSLGDADRNVLNIVRGKETRGISSGELKRVSNLPTSQLNKTIKALIASQLIKEVPNVRSTYGKHYMGVEYEPSTELTGGSWYANGKLDQDLINFFRGTCLQILQKKLKVATAEGVHSFFAKAKFYKGDVSREMIAEILRSLVLDNEILEVKSTGLAEYHSIPVGEVCYRYVIGGGTGEASRTGVMVSIPCGVCPQIRLCTPDGVISPTNCVYYTKWLDF, from the coding sequence ATGAGCAGGATGCAAGATACTCTGGCTCTTGAGAGGAGAAGAGGCCGGCAAAATTTATTCACTCAGTCTCTAGGAGATGCTGATCGTAATGTACTAAATATTGTTAGAGGTAAAGAGACTCGTGGAATCTCAAGTGGAGAATTAAAACGAGTTAGCAATCTACCGACTAGTCAGTTGAATAAAACGATCAAGGCACTCATTGCTAGTCAACTGATTAAAGAGGTTCCGAATGTTAGAAGTACTTATGGGAAGCATTATATGGGTGTAGAGTATGAACCATCAACGGAACTTACAGGAGGGTCTTGGTATGCCAATGGGAAGCTTGACCAAGATTTAATCAACTTTTTTAGAGGAACATGCTTGCAGATATTACAAAAGAAGTTGAAGGTTGCTACTGCAGAAGGAGTGCATAGTTTTTTCGCCAAGGCCAAGTTTTACAAGGGAGATGTTAGCAGGGAGATGATTGCAGAGATTTTGAGGTCATTGGTTCTGGACAACGAGATTTTGGAGGTGAAAAGCACTGGCTTGGCAGAGTATCATTCTATTCCTGTTGGAGAAGTTTGTTATAGATATGTGATAGGTGGAGGAACTGGAGAAGCTTCAAGAACTGGCGTGATGGTTTCAATCCCGTGTGGTGTTTGTCCACAAATTAGGTTATGCACACCTGATGGAGTAATCTCCCCAACCAACTGTGTCTACTATACAAAATGGTTAGACTTCTGA
- the LOC108201686 gene encoding cellulose synthase-like protein D4: protein MAGSRGSACSMPACDGKIMKDERGRDITPCECRFKICRDCFLDAQKETGLCPGCKEPYKTASGNDGNEGFEGGMVETSDKPWRPLSREIPIPNSIISPYRLLIAVRFIIMIFFLIWRLQHPNEDAIWLWFMSVVCELWFFFSWILDQVPKLRPINRSIDLDLLYEKFDRPSPSNPTGRSDLPGVDFFVSTADPEKEPPLTTANTILSILAVDYPVEKIACYVSDDGGALLTFEAMAEACSFADLWVPFCKKHEIEPRNPDSYFSLKGDPTKNKKRSDFVKDRRRVKREYDEFKVRINGLPDSIRRRSEAFNAREEMKMIKQKRESGGDPLEPIKVKKATWMADGTHWPGTWTSPSADHAKGDHAGILQVMLKPPSSDILLGESDDNLIDFSDVDTRLPMFVYVSREKRPGYDHNKKAGAMNCLVRASAILSNGPFMLNLDCDHYVYNCKAVREGMCFMMDRGGENICYIQFPQRFEGIDPSDRYANHNTVFFDGNMRALDGVQGPVYVGTGTMFRRFALYGFDPPDPDKLLHKETDATSPETQPLNPMDFDPDLDPNLLPKRFGNSTMLVDSLPVAEFHARPIADHPAVKYGRPPGALRPPRQPLDATAVAEAVSVISCWYEDKTEWGDRVGWIYGSVTEDVLSGYRMHNRGWRSVYCITDRDAFRGSAPINLTDRLHQVLRWATGSVEIFFSRNNAFFASKRLKFLQRLSYLNVAIYPFTSGFLVLYCFLPALSLFSGQFIVQNVNVAFLSYLLVVTICLISLALLEVKWSGVGLEQWWRNEQFWLISGTSSHLAAVVQGLLKVIAGIEISFTLTAKSASEDDDDIYADLYLVKWTSLMIPPIVIAMVNMIGIVVALIRTVYSTTPSWSKFIGGAFFSFWVLAHLYPFAKGLMGRRAKTPTIVYVWSGLIAITLSLLWVAVNPDAGPSNQAAGGDGFQFP, encoded by the exons ATGGCTGGATCCAGGGGTTCAGCATGCTCCATGCCAGCTTGTGATGGGAAAATTATGAAAGACGAGAGGGGAAGAGACATAACGCCTTGCGAATGTAG ATTCAAGATATGTAGAGATTGTTTCTTAGATGCACAGAAAGAAACAGGTCTGTGTCCGGGCTGCAAGGAACCGTACAAAACT GCATCTGGTAATGATGGTAATGAAGGATTTGAAGGGGGCATGGTGGAAACTTCTGACAAACCTTGGAGGCCTCTTAGCCGAGAAATACCTATCCCAAATAGCATAATTAGTCCTTATAGGTTATTGATTGCTGTTCGGTTTATAATCATGATCTTTTTCTTGATATGGAGATTACAGCATCCGAATGAGGATGCTATATGGCTTTGGTTCATGTCAGTTGTTTGCGAGTTATGGTTCTTTTTCTCATGGATTCTGGATCAAGTTCCAAAACTCAGACCAATTAACCGCTCCATTGATCTTGATCTTCTATATGAGAAATTTGACAGGCCATCGCCTTCTAATCCAACTGGACGCTCTGACCTCCCTGGAGTTGATTTCTTTGTATCCACGGCAGATCCTGAAAAGGAGCCTCCACTTACGACAGCCAATACAATTTTATCTATTCTAGCTGTAGACTATCCAGTGGAGAAGATTGCTTGTTATGTCTCGGATGATGGAGGTGCTCTCCTTACTTTTGAGGCAATGGCTGAGGCATGTAGCTTTGCTGACTTGTGGGTGCCATTTTGTAAGAAACATGAAATTGAACCTCGTAATCCAGACTCATATTTTAGCTTAAAGGGGGACCCTACTAAAAACAAGAAGAGATCAGACTTTGTTAAAGATAGGCGAAGAGTGAAAAGGGAGTACGACGAGTTTAAGGTAAGGATTAATGGGCTTCCTGATTCCATCAGGAGAAGATCAGAGGCATTTAACGCGAGGGAGGAGATGAAAATGATTAAGCAGAAGAGGGAAAGTGGTGGAGATCCATTAGAGCCCATTAAGGTAAAAAAAGCAACCTGGATGGCAGATGGGACACACTGGCCAGGAACATGGACTTCCCCTTCAGCTGATCATGCCAAAGGAGATCATGCAGGGATCCTACAGGTTATGTTAAAGCCTCCTAGTAGTGACATTTTATTGGGGGAGTCTGATGACAATCTCATTGACTTCTCGGATGTTGACACAAGACTTCCAATGTTTGTGTACGTGTCTCGTGAGAAACGACCTGGATATGACCATAACAAGAAAGCTGGAGCAATGAATTGCCTAGTGAGGGCGTCAGCAATACTTTCAAACGGACCCTTTATGCTCAATCTTGACTGTGATCATTACGTTTACAACTGCAAAGCTGTTCGTGAAGGTATGTGTTTCATGATGGACAGGGGCGGGGAGAATATCTGTTACATTCAGTTTCCACAGAGGTTTGAAGGGATTGATCCTTCAGATAGGTATGCTAATCATAATACTGTGTTCTTTGATGGCAATATGCGTGCACTTGATGGCGTCCAAGGGCCAGTATATGTCGGAACAGGAACAATGTTTAGGAGATTTGCTTTGTATGGTTTTGATCCTCCAGATCCTGACAAGTTACTCCATAAAGAGACAGATGCAACATCACCGGAGACACAACCACTAAATCCTATGGATTTCGACCCTGATCTTGATCCAAACCTATTACCCAAGCGTTTTGGAAACTCTACAATGCTTGTTGATTCTCTTCCAGTAGCAGAGTTTCATGCTCGGCCTATTGCTGATCATCCTGCAGTAAAGTATGGGCGTCCCCCAGGCGCTTTAAGGCCACCGCGTCAACCACTGGATGCCACTGCTGTTGCTGAAGCGGTTTCTGTCATCTCTTGTTG GTACGAAGACAAGACCGAATGGGGTGACAGAGTGGGATGGATTTATGGATCAGTGACAGAAGATGTGCTGTCAGGGTACCGCATGCATAATCGTGGGTGGCGTTCAGTATACTGCATCACAGATCGTGATGCCTTCCGTGGATCAGCTCCTATAAATCTCACTGACAGGCTACACCAAGTGCTTCGTTGGGCTACAGGTTCAGTAGAAATCTTCTTCTCTAGAAACAATGCATTTTTCGCTTCAAAGCGCCTTAAATTTCTTCAACGTCTATCCTACCTGAATGTTGCCATCTATCCATTCACCTCCGGATTCCTAGTCCTCTACTGTTTTCTCCCTGCCCTCTCCCTATTCTCAGGACAATTCATCGTTCAAAATGTCAATGTTGCTTTCCTATCATATCTCCTAGTAGTCACCATATGCTTAATATCCCTTGCCCTCTTAGAAGTAAAATGGTCTGGAGTAGGCCTAGAACAGTGGTGGAGAAACGAGCAATTTTGGCTCATTTCTGGAACCAGTTCTCACTTGGCCGCGGTGGTACAAGGCCTTCTCAAAGTCATTGCGGGAATTGAAATCTCATTCACCCTCACTGCCAAGTCTGCATCagaagatgatgatgacatttACGCGGATCTCTATTTAGTAAAATGGACTTCCCTCATGATCCCCCCCATTGTCATTGCAATGGTGAACATGATTGGCATTGTTGTGGCACTAATTAGAACCGTTTATAGTACTACCCCTTCATGGAGCAAGTTCATAGGTGGTGCTTTCTTTAGTTTCTGGGTGCTTGCTCATTTATACCCTTTCGCCAAAGGCCTGATGGGCAGGAGAGCAAAGACGCCTACCATTGTCTATGTCTGGTCCGGTTTGATTGCAATCACACTGTCTTTACTGTGGGTTGCTGTTAACCCTGATGCCGGTCCATCCAATCAAGCGGCTGGAGGTGATGGTTTTCAGTTCCCATAG